tataacgaggagtATTCTTAGACTATTTTCGAATGTAGAggagtatatttggccctttgccgtataatgaatgttattgatgaaTGTACTGTTtgatatttgtgatagtttttagaatttGTGGGTATAAATCAtatttcatatattttttaaaaaataataaaaaatatatttttaaaactgATGTTCAAAtatattttcatcttcaaattaaatttcacccaaataaaaattttcaaaataaatttgggaatatATGACCAAAAGATAGTTAAATAGTCCGATTCTGAATTTGGTCACTTGCAATAAGTCAAATCACTTAGTCGTCTCTACAATCGAGTAACAATTTTGGTggtcatagctttatttatttatttattttatgtgtGTGGGGTAAATGCCAATGAAATCACTTTCATATGTTCATCTCGTGACTATAACTCTATTTTCTGTACAGATAGGTCCACTCACCATATCAATTGTACTACTATTATCAGTTGACAATATTTCATCACTTATTACTGCCTCCTGCGTACATATATTATATTTAATGCTATAAATTTATTTAAGCATTACTTTCGCTCATTTCAATGAACAATTTAACACTCAATAATTAGATTAATCAACTATAATTGAATGTATTGAAAAAAAAAGCTACAATTGAACGTAATTACGTTGAAATTATAAGATTTTAATGTTCAAAACTACATTTAATTAACAAACAATTACTTTGAATCACTTTGTGCCATTCTTCTTAAACAATACTCCTAACATATTCAGTGTGATCTCACAAGTAAACTCTCGGCTCAAGAACATGTCATTTTCTTTTTAGCTTAACTTTTACGCATTGTAtgtataattttaaaataaataaataaggtaGATTAATTGCTACAATGaaaacatatatttttttttcccTTTGAAAACCAAAAACAAAATGTATCATAAGATTGGGTCTAATAAATACCATCATTCCATTTCTTTTCACTCATTTCACATGAGTTTCCACAAGTAAATTGAAGTGCAAAATTTTGAGAAAAATGTTAAAACAGAAAAGACTTACTGTCCTTGTTCCTACGCTCCATTCACGAGCCTTATTAATTTATGTAATTAAAGACCAAAGTATTTATTTTTCCCACCAATTAATTCATCATTGCCCACCTCATTTCTCAATGAACAAGAACACAAGTGAAAAATTCAAGAAAAAGTGAACCATTTTCTATTAATTTTTTCTGTCTATTATTCTGAGAAAGTATCTTGGTTTTGGCATTCAAATGGAAAGTTAAAGcacaaagaacaaaaagaaaagctTCTACTACTACTACAGATTCTGACTAACAGCTTGCTTTCATTTAAAATTACTCCCTTTTGACCCTAAGTTCTAACTCTCCTTATTTCAAACCTTGTGACCTCCATTTTTTTAATCCCTTTTTTCATAACCCCACATTGCTTTTGCCAGACACCATTCTTGGGAATTTGACTCTTTTTCTCACTTTCTTCACtcctatatatatacacatgttTTCTCATTTTGTTGTCAGAGTgcattttttttttcactttaagCTTGTGCTTAGCTGCTGCTCTCTCCAAAAGCTTAAGTTTTTGTGAGGTTTTGATTTAAAGTTTTGAGCTTTAGATTACCTTTTCTGTGCTTGAGGGTGTTTCAGAGTGTTTAAAATAGTTTAAAGTTGTGAACTTTAGATTCTTGaagtttctttcttcttcttatgtGACTACAAAAGCTTAGTTTTAGTGAGGTTTTAATTTAAAGTTTTGAGCTTTAGATTTCCtttttgtggatttgagggtGTTTTTGAGTCTGTAAAATAGTTTAAAGTTTCAAACTTTAGATTCTTGatgatcatttcttcttcttatgtGACTACAAAAGCTAAGTTTTTGTAAGGTTTTGAATTTGAGGTTGTTTCGGAGTCTTTAAAATAGTTTAAAGTTTTGAACTTTAGATTCTTGAAGCTCATTTCTACTACTTATGTAACTGCAAGAGCTAAGTTTTTGTGGGGTTGTGGGGGGGGGGGTTTAAGAGTCTGAAATGTCTAAAGTTTTGAGCGTTAGGTTCTTGAAAATGGAGTGGAGGGGGATTTTGTGTTTGGGTTTCTTGGTAGGTATGTTTCTATTGTCAGAAGTCACTGCTGGTGCTGTTCTTGTTGAAAATGATAAGCAAGCTTTATTGGATTTTGTTAACAAGTTGCCTCATTTGCACCCTTTGAATTGGGATGCAAATTTTTCAGTTTGCAAGAACTGGACTGGAGTGACATGTAATGAAGATGGATCTAGAGTAATAGCACTAAGGTTACCTGGGGTTGGGTTCAATGGTCCAATTCCTAATAATACTCTTAGCCGTTTAACTGCATTGCAGATCTTGAGCCTTAGATCTAATGGTATTAATGGTACTTTTCCTAAGGATTTTAGTAACCTCAAAAACTTGTCTTATCTTTATCTTCATTACAATAGTTTCTCAGGTCCTCTGCCTTTTGATTTCTCTGTTTGGAAAAATCTTACCAGTTTAAACTTGTCACACAACAGATTCAATGGCACTATTCCTAGCTCAATTTCTGGTTTGAGTCATCTTAGTTCACTGAATCTTGCTAATAACTCACTTTCTGGTAATATTCCTGATTTGCATTTGCCCAACTTGCAGCTACTGAATTTGTCAAACAATAATCTTATAGGTAAAGTGCCAAAATCACTTCAAAGATTTCCCAAGAATGTGTTCATTGGTAATGATGTGTCTTTACTTGACTATACTGTTTCAAATTCTCCTGTTGTTGTTTCTCTGCCTGAACTACCAAATCCAAAATCCAAGAATGTTAGGAAATTGAGTGAGAGGGCTTTGCTTGGGATAATAGTGGCTAGTAGTGTAATTGGGATTCTTGGATTTTGTTTCTTGTTGGTTGTTTGttgttttagaagaaaaaaagaagatggTTTATTTCCTGGTAAGATGGAGAAGGGAGATATGTCTCCCGAGAAGGCGATTTCGCGGAGTCAAGATGCTAATAATAGATTAGTTTTCTTTGAGGGTTGTAACTATGCATTTGATTTAGAAGATTTGCTTAGAGCTTCTGCTGAGGTATTGGGAAAAGGCACATTCGGTATGGCGTATAAAGCAATATTAGAAGATGCTACCACTGTGGTTGTGAAGAGGTTAAAGGATGTAGGTGCCGGGAAGAAGGAGTTCGAGCAACAAATGGAGGTGGTTGGAAGTATAAAACATGAAAATGTCGTTGAGCTTCGAGCATATTACTATTCAAAAGATGAGAAGCTTACTGTCTCTGATTATTTCAGTGAGGGTAATGTTGCTGCAATGCTCCATGGTATTTCACTTTATGCACTCGCGAAATTTCATAGTTCTTAACTTTTAAACTCTGTCATATTCATACTGCTTTATTGTTTGCTTTGAATAGGTATATGAGTTAGTTTTGCAAATATGATTGTTAAAACCAGTTTTTTGCTATCCCTAAGTGATATCTCACAATCAGACATGTTAAAGGGCAGTCCGGTGccgcgttcacgcagggtccgggaAGGGTGATCTAGACagctaccctaatgcaagcattagtggttgTTTTCAcagctcgaactcgtgacctatatGTCACATGGAGACAGCTTTGGCTCCCTTCAACATATAGCATTCGGACATGTTAATTCAGTGAAGAACATACAGCAAATCAGAAAGGCATAGAATCTTCTAATCTAAAAGGCCAACTAATATAATTTGTTGTGTTATGTTAGGGACAAAGATGTAAGTGGGAATCCACTGAGGTATATTGTAGGTTCCATATATTCTCTTTCCAGCTTAATAGTTAGTTGTCCTTAAAAAGTTTGGATGATCTTGGCATGTGGTTTAAGCATCTTTGTGGGGTAGTGAACTCCTTTCATTTCATCCACTAGTTGATTGAACTATTTCATAGCATGTGGATAATCATTTCTGATTTCTGTTCCCTTTTATGGTAAGTcaaaataattcatgattttgtcGAGAAGCTTACTTTTTTCCTAACTTTTTGTCCATCAAGCAAATATATATGATGTCAAATCTCACAAACATCTAAGCTTTTTAGATAACTAGTAGGACCTgatttaattaaatagaagtctAGAATAGTGAATCCTAAGCTATTGTCAACCTTATTCTGTATAGTATCTTTTACGAACATCACGATAGAATTCTTTGTGGTTATGTTTCTTTTTTACTCCCCCAATTTTGGTGTTAGAGCTAGGAGTTCTGTTGCCTTTCTCAAACCAAATGGAAGGAAATGATAACTTGTAGAGAGTCAATGGTTTAACTTGTACAAAGTCAATGGTTTAACTTGTAGAAAGTCAATGGTTATCTCCATATTGTATTTTAGTTAAGCTAACCTAATATTTCATCTGAGTGTAACTTCGGCCAAAAGAAAAATCATCTAAGTGTGATGTGTAGCTTTTCATTAAGATGATGAGTTTTGCAATAGATGTTTTAACTTTTAAGTTTCATCAACCCAGGCATTCTGATTACTCTAATCTTCGGCATGTTATTCAATGATAACTAAAAAATGAACAAATGAGAGAACAGATGATTGAACCCCCGATCCGTTGCTTCTGTTAAAAATGGAATGTTGGTACTTTGGTCTAATGGGGCACAGATAGGTCACCTAATTACTGAAAATCTTGACTCTGATACATGTTATCTCCTTTTTTTATCGTCGTTTAAGGTAATTGGTATCTTTGTCATCTCTGTTTGATCACTGTATTACCTGTTATTGAGTAATGTTTTTGCTACTGGCTTGTTGACTATCATCTATGAATATACACCTTGTAGGTAAACGGGGAGATAACAGGGTCCCTTTAGATTGGGAAACTCGACTTAGGATAGCCATTGGTGCAGCGAGAGGTATTGCTAGAATACATGCCGAGAATGGTGGCAAGCTAGTCCATGGAAACGTCAAATCCTCAAATATCTTTCTGAACTCTAAACAATATGGTTGTGTATCTGATGTTGGTCTGTCATCAATAATGAGCTCGTTAGCTCATCCAGTTGCTCGTGCTGCTGGTTTTCGTGCCCCAGAAATAACAGACACCCGAAAAGCCACACAACCTTCTGATGTCTACAGCTTCGGCGTGTTGTTATTGGAACTCCTTACAGGTAAATCCCCCATCCATACAACGAACGGAGATGAGATTATACACTTGGTCCGTTGGGTTCATTCAGTAGTCCGAGAGGAGTGGACTGCTGAAGTATTCGACTTGGAACTATTGAGGTACCCAAATATAGAGGAAGAAATGGTGGAAATGTTACAGATAGCAATGTCTTGTGTGGTAAGGATGGCTGATCAAAGACCAAAAATGTCCGAGGTCGTTAAAATGATCGAGAACGTTCGGCCAACTGGCTTAGACAATCAGCTTTCATCTGAAGGCAAAACAGAAAATTCAACACCAAGAGCAGCCACACCTGTGCCTGAGACACAATCTGATACTCAATGAGCTACTCTAGAGCATTTTCTTTGTAGCCATTTTTATTACTGTTTACCATCTTAATTCATGTTTAAATGCTTACTTCACTCTCTCAGTGAACAATATGAATAGTTGTAACTTGATACTAGTTCATGGTTAAGAGTGTACCAAAGATACTATTTTAAGGTATTCTTGAAATTGTACTCTGATTATAAATTCTAAGTTCTCTTTCTCACTCTCAAGATATTATCTTTTCCATGTTCTTGATGCAGTGATCGCAAATACATGGTGTGAATGTTCAACAAATTCAAggtgggagaaattcaaaaatagccaaatttacaagtggtaattgaaaaatagccacagtttcaaaagtaatcgaaatttagtcacttttcatgtaaaagataaatctgaacaatgttcaaaaatattgttcaaaattcagaaatattccagcataatatgttagagttcgaattttttacatataaggaatttcataatgtgttggaactccaacacaaTATGCTGGAAGtccatacacaggtgctccaatctctagtatattatgctggaactttccgtgtgctggagttccagcataatatgttggaagttcatacacatgtgctccaatttccagtatattatgctagaactttccgtgttgctgcaaaataatgactattttttaatgactttgcaaactgtgactattttttaattaccagtccgaaaactggctagcctgTGCTATTTAATATTCAAGGTTTACAAAATTCGAAATGTGTGCGCTTCATAAAATATATACATGAATTAGGCACAATGTCCATTTTCTTACCGTCGGACAAGATATGTCAAGGAATTACTAATCTACTGCTAGAATAAACTTCATCTGATAGTAGGCTTTAAGTGGATTCTATGGATGGTGCACACAATGGAATCTTGAGCGCATGTAATGTGCAGCTATATTCATTGTTCTCGACTCgaactatatatatgtgtaaaGAATTTACTAGACATTTATATGCATCCACAAATAAACGGCACTTAATTCGAACAGTACTAACCAAATTTTTTATCAACCTTTGATGATGCAGAGTTGTGATCTAACGACATAGATGAACTTATGACAATTATCTGAAGGTTCATTTTGTATGAGAAAATAGTTTGGTATTTTTTTGCTAAGAAATGTTTTATATGAACCTTGGGACTTATATATCGGGCTCTTTAAGTTAGTCCAAGATAGGAGGGGTGACCTGTGTTTCAGAAAAAGTTCATATGGTTTCGTGGATATTAAACAATCGTGCGAGCTATAGATAGACAAGCTAAAAACTTAACATAAATAACTATTAATCTTGTCGCTTAAACTAAAAAAATAGtcgataaatatataatttaagtaTAAATCATGTATAATCAGTGTATAATTtatgtttatctttaaaaaattaaagtatatCGAGTAATTACACCAAGAATAATATCGTTATTTACTACAAAGAAACGGTCCCACAAACGACACTTTCCCTTTCTCTTATTCCACTTCAACACTATTTCTatttttcttaaactttattTCGATATAATCTTTATTACTCCATCTAATAATCAATCCAAAGCCTTTCGGTAGAGAATTTTCTTAGTTATTTAAATGACGAATATATTCACATTTACAACATTAATTAAATCACTTAATCTTCACCCTATGATACTATTAAATACTACAACTAACATCTCCATATAAAACCAAAAACATTTTACTTTAAATTATAACTTGTTCTAGAAGTAAAAATTTGCGAAAAGAAAGAACATAAATTGGATGTATACTACAGTTATTGAAGAAATAAAGGGATCTAAGTGTAAAATGTTCAAACCATTTGGGGCGTAGCTGTAAGTCGGCCAACAGAGATACGAAAGCCTTTATTAAAACAAAATTCTGAGTTCAACATTGTGCTGTTCGCTTCTCAGAATCTGAAAATTGCATCTTTGTAGTTGAATCTCTCAGGtaaaattttcttttctcttctttctctttctctagTTGTGATTTTTTATACTATGCATGTCTTCTCTGCATGTATGTTTCTTCTATTGGAAAAATTATGTGACACaacaaattaaacatatattgtaTATTGTATTTACTGTTTGTAGCTATACTTTCAGAAAATTACCATTCGTAGATATAgttgaattttatagcaaatctGCTTGTAGTACTAAAACAAGAAATCAATTAGTTTGAACTGTAACAAAAAAGCAACAAGCTCTTGTAGCTTAGTTGGTTAGAGCACAAGCTTAGTAAGTGAAGATCTTGAGTTCGACtctcaataataatattttatttttctgtatttttGTATTTCGCCTTGGTTGTATTTGTTGCGCGAACGAAATATTCATTGCGCGTTTGAATACAATTGAAAAATTCCTCTTTCTTTATTTACAGGTCAAACTCTCTATAATAGTCATCCTTTATAACATAACTTCACTATAATAGTCATATTTTCTTTAGAACCAATTATTCATGCTATGTTGTACTATATATTTTCTATAACAATACTTCGCTATAACAATCAAAAAATGTCCAAAACAACCGAGGTTGTTATAAAAAAGTTTGacttgatttatttatttatctataGAGCTGATTTGGgttattttacttattttttGTAGAGGGATTTGGTCGAGGATGGCGTCCAAGAGGATTCTAAAAGAGCTCAAGGATCTTGTGAAGTTTTTTGCACTCTTGGTTTGTTTCTAGAACCTTCTTTTCCTTTTACTTTGTCCCGAGGGCTTTGGTTTAATGGCAAGAGCGTAATATGTGATAATGTGAGCTAAATGCATGTACCAAGTTCAAACATGTAAATGCTTATTTGTAACCGGTGTTTACACCAAACCAATTAATTTAACTTTGGTAGTTAAAAATTGAAGTGAAATGGTTaagtgataaatgtgtgtaccgAATGTGCATGTTTTGTATTTATTGGTTTGATGTAAACATCGAGTGCGAATCCTGTCGTAGATGAAAAgttggtatttaagtggagaaggtgGAGGGATGGACTTATTATTGCGGAGTTTGGAGTTTTGAACCATGCAATACTAGCCGTTGCAATTCTAAGTCATAaaaataaccttcttttcttagtttgaacttttgtttttttttcttcttttgaatTAGTAGTGATTCTTCAtccccacccccacctcc
The DNA window shown above is from Nicotiana tomentosiformis chromosome 8, ASM39032v3, whole genome shotgun sequence and carries:
- the LOC104119341 gene encoding probable inactive receptor kinase At4g23740; translated protein: MSKVLSVRFLKMEWRGILCLGFLVGMFLLSEVTAGAVLVENDKQALLDFVNKLPHLHPLNWDANFSVCKNWTGVTCNEDGSRVIALRLPGVGFNGPIPNNTLSRLTALQILSLRSNGINGTFPKDFSNLKNLSYLYLHYNSFSGPLPFDFSVWKNLTSLNLSHNRFNGTIPSSISGLSHLSSLNLANNSLSGNIPDLHLPNLQLLNLSNNNLIGKVPKSLQRFPKNVFIGNDVSLLDYTVSNSPVVVSLPELPNPKSKNVRKLSERALLGIIVASSVIGILGFCFLLVVCCFRRKKEDGLFPGKMEKGDMSPEKAISRSQDANNRLVFFEGCNYAFDLEDLLRASAEVLGKGTFGMAYKAILEDATTVVVKRLKDVGAGKKEFEQQMEVVGSIKHENVVELRAYYYSKDEKLTVSDYFSEGNVAAMLHGKRGDNRVPLDWETRLRIAIGAARGIARIHAENGGKLVHGNVKSSNIFLNSKQYGCVSDVGLSSIMSSLAHPVARAAGFRAPEITDTRKATQPSDVYSFGVLLLELLTGKSPIHTTNGDEIIHLVRWVHSVVREEWTAEVFDLELLRYPNIEEEMVEMLQIAMSCVVRMADQRPKMSEVVKMIENVRPTGLDNQLSSEGKTENSTPRAATPVPETQSDTQ